The Stratiformator vulcanicus genome has a segment encoding these proteins:
- a CDS encoding DUF4340 domain-containing protein, with the protein MNEWVKTGTFLGGAILSIAVAFGASYATAPGEPPEYEKVGKAYFPDFSDPFEAAALEVVTYDEETTERKTFRVAQVDGLFRISPHDYPADAAEKLADTATSFVGIKRGPLVSRRSAEHERYGVIDPLSDADESLRGRGQRLTVQNAAGDVLADFIVGKALPDDEGVYLRRGDEDEVFIADLDIDLSTKFSDWVNADVLEIESGDVKELVVEDYEISGSFPELSISPTTLLVFDREESSGPWTLEGVDEATEQVNRAAVNGLVRNLNSMEIVGVRPKPEGLTADLRLDPQVVRSQREASRIGLDLIEKGFIITEGEKPGEDELLAKQGQVTLKTDDGVAYDVYFGDLFTGTEFDVEFGASGDQKSDEKGENSSDDSNGESVSGDESDDGKLSSLKSRYVFVAARLAADMLGEIPSPPEKSEPDSDTGETDADAEGAGSEESESEPSEAEKARENYETAKAEYDRKLTAARDKVEELNSRFGDWYYVISAQDFEEVKLSRGDLVEAKEAEPADSESPNEGGTPSGTSSGPSLQLPGLDTEPEAEPEKEKEAEADTKPPATISGADEGEQEAAPVEAGRGPAESGDESDDTKSENTESENTESGDGKSDPGDANDGETDGSEPESDGPQEEGEASERDPADS; encoded by the coding sequence TTCTTGGGCGGAGCGATTCTCTCAATCGCGGTGGCGTTCGGCGCGAGCTACGCGACCGCACCGGGGGAGCCGCCGGAATACGAAAAAGTCGGCAAAGCCTACTTCCCCGATTTTTCGGACCCGTTCGAAGCCGCCGCGCTGGAGGTCGTCACCTACGACGAAGAGACGACGGAACGAAAGACGTTTCGGGTCGCGCAGGTCGACGGTCTGTTTCGAATCTCGCCGCACGATTATCCCGCCGATGCCGCCGAGAAGTTAGCCGATACGGCGACCTCATTCGTCGGGATCAAACGCGGCCCCCTCGTCAGCCGACGCTCTGCCGAACATGAACGATACGGCGTGATTGATCCGCTCAGTGACGCCGATGAATCGCTTCGTGGACGCGGCCAGCGATTGACGGTTCAGAATGCGGCCGGTGACGTGCTGGCCGATTTCATTGTCGGAAAAGCATTGCCGGACGATGAAGGTGTTTATCTCCGACGCGGAGACGAAGACGAGGTGTTTATCGCCGACCTCGACATCGACCTGTCGACGAAATTCTCTGACTGGGTCAACGCCGACGTGCTGGAAATTGAGTCAGGCGATGTGAAAGAGCTTGTCGTCGAGGACTATGAAATCTCGGGCTCGTTTCCGGAACTCTCGATTTCACCGACTACGCTTCTCGTATTCGACCGCGAAGAATCAAGCGGCCCATGGACGCTTGAGGGAGTCGATGAGGCGACCGAGCAGGTCAATCGTGCGGCGGTCAATGGATTGGTCCGCAATCTGAACAGCATGGAAATCGTGGGTGTCCGGCCCAAGCCCGAAGGACTGACGGCCGACCTGCGACTCGATCCGCAAGTCGTGCGCTCGCAGCGTGAGGCCAGCCGGATCGGTCTCGACCTGATCGAAAAGGGCTTCATCATCACGGAAGGCGAGAAGCCCGGCGAAGATGAATTGCTCGCCAAGCAGGGACAGGTCACCCTGAAGACTGACGACGGCGTCGCCTACGACGTGTACTTCGGCGACCTGTTTACGGGCACGGAATTCGACGTCGAATTCGGAGCGTCGGGCGATCAGAAGTCGGACGAAAAAGGCGAAAATTCCTCGGACGATTCGAACGGCGAGAGTGTATCGGGCGACGAGTCCGATGACGGAAAATTGTCATCCTTGAAGAGTCGCTACGTGTTCGTCGCGGCCCGGCTCGCGGCTGACATGCTCGGTGAAATCCCCTCTCCTCCGGAAAAATCTGAACCCGATTCGGACACCGGTGAAACTGATGCGGACGCCGAAGGCGCGGGCAGCGAAGAGTCCGAATCAGAACCGTCGGAAGCCGAAAAGGCTCGCGAAAATTACGAAACGGCCAAAGCAGAGTACGACCGCAAACTCACGGCGGCTCGCGACAAGGTCGAGGAACTCAATTCGCGGTTCGGTGACTGGTACTACGTGATCAGTGCGCAGGACTTTGAGGAAGTCAAACTGTCGCGCGGTGATCTCGTCGAAGCGAAAGAAGCTGAGCCGGCTGATTCGGAATCACCGAACGAAGGCGGGACGCCGAGTGGAACGTCATCCGGTCCTTCATTGCAATTGCCCGGTCTCGATACAGAACCGGAAGCTGAACCGGAAAAAGAAAAGGAAGCGGAGGCGGATACCAAGCCTCCTGCCACGATAAGTGGGGCGGACGAGGGCGAACAGGAAGCCGCGCCGGTCGAAGCCGGCCGCGGTCCCGCTGAGTCCGGCGACGAATCTGACGATACAAAATCTGAGAACACAGAATCTGAGAACACGGAATCTGGTGACGGCAAATCTGATCCCGGAGATGCCAACGACGGCGAAACCGACGGGAGCGAACCCGAGAGCGACGGACCGCAGGAAGAGGGCGAGGCGAGCGAACGTGACCCCGCCGACTCGTGA